A section of the Lineus longissimus chromosome 1, tnLinLong1.2, whole genome shotgun sequence genome encodes:
- the LOC135496541 gene encoding histone H1, orphon-like, with product MSDAAAVAAPKSPAKKAVKAKKPAKPSLHPKCAVMIVEAVKELKEKKGSSRFAIKKYIAANYSGVDIEKLNKRINVALAAATQEGGALVAVKGSYKLSATAKKPAPKPKVAKKPAAKKPAAKKPATKKPAAKKPAAKKPAAKKTPKKSPKKAKAAKPKAAAKKPAAAKSPQKKVAKKPAAAKKPAAKPKAKKPATKKAAKAKKA from the coding sequence ATGTCTGATGCTGCCGCAGTCGCTGCTCCCAAGTCGCCAGCCAAGAAGGCTGTGAAGGCAAAGAAACCAGCCAAGCCTTCTCTCCATCCGAAATGCGCTGTCATGATTGTCGAGGCCGTCAAAGAGCTGAAGGAAAAGAAGGGGTCGTCAAGGTTTGCCATCAAGAAGTACATCGCAGCCAACTACAGCGGAGTCGACATTGAGAAGCTGAACAAGCGCATCAACGTTGCTCTTGCTGCTGCAACTCAGGAGGGAGGTGCTCTCGTCGCCGTCAAGGGAAGCTACAAGCTCAGTGCAACCGCCAAGAAGCCAGCACCGAAACCCAAGGTCGCGAAGAAACCAGCTGCCAAGAAACCAGCTGCCAAGAAACCAGCTACAAAGAAACCAGCTGCAAAGAAGCCTGCTGCCAAAAAGCCAGCGGCCAAGAAGACTCCAAAGAAGTCTCCAAAGAAAGCCAAGGCCGCTAAACCAAAGGCTGCTGCCAAGAAACCTGCTGCTGCGAAGAGTCCCCAAAAAAAGGTTGCCAAGAAACCAGCTGCTGCCAAGAAACCTGCCGCAAAACCGAAGGCCAAGAAGCCTGCCACCAAAAAAGCTGCCAAAGCCAAGAAGGCGTAA